The Mustela erminea isolate mMusErm1 chromosome 6, mMusErm1.Pri, whole genome shotgun sequence genome includes a region encoding these proteins:
- the LOC116593576 gene encoding LOW QUALITY PROTEIN: olfactory receptor 6C6-like (The sequence of the model RefSeq protein was modified relative to this genomic sequence to represent the inferred CDS: inserted 1 base in 1 codon; substituted 1 base at 1 genomic stop codon): MKNQSMEIEFILLGLTDDPQLQILIFMFLFLNYTLSLMGNLIIILLTLLDPRLKTPMYSFLHNFSFLEIIFTTVCIPRYLITIVTREKTISYNNCAAQLFFILLLGVTEFYLLAAMSYDRYXCKPLHXPIIMNSRVCYWLVLSSWLTRFLIIFPPMLMGLKLNFCASRIIDHFMCETSPILQISCTDTRVLELMSFIIAVVTLVVTLALVILSYTCIIKTIMKFPSAQQRTKAFSTCTSHMIVVSMTYGSCIFVYIKPSAKERVTVSKGVALLYTSVAPLINPFIYTLRNQQVKEIFWDMLQKIISIYKVG; encoded by the exons atgaaaaaccaaTCAATGGAAATAGAGTTCATTCTCCTGGGACTGACAGATGACCCACAATTGCAAATTCTgattttcatgtttctctttcttaattaCACATTAAGCCTGATGGGGAACTTAATCATTATCCTTCTCACCCTGCTAGATCCTCGCCTCAAGACACCAATGTATTCCTTTCtccataatttctcatttttagaaattatattcacAACAGTATGTATTCCCAGATACTTGATAACCATTGTAACTAGAGAAAAAACCATCTCATATAATAATTGTGCAGCTcaattgttttttattcttttactggGAGTTACAGAGTTTTACCTTCTGGCTGCTATGTCCTATGATCGCT GTTGTAAACCCTTGCATTAACCAATCATTATGAACAGCAGAGTGTGCTATTGGCTTGTACTTTCCTCTTGGCTAACCAGATTCCTAATCATCTTTCCCCCAATGcttatggggctcaaactcaattTCTGTGCTTCCAGAATAATTGATCACTTTATGTGTGAAACTTCTCCTATCCTGCAGATATCCTGCACAGATACACGTGTCCTAGAATTGATGTCTTTTATCATTGCTGTGGTGACACTTGTGGTCACATTGGCGTTAGTGATTCTCTCCTACACTTGCATCATAAAAACCATTATGAAATTCCCTTCGGCACAGCAAAGGACCAAAGCTTTTTCCACTTGTACTTCCCATATGATTGTTGTCTCCATGACTTATGGGAGCTGCATCTTTGTGTATATTAAACCATCTGCCAAAGAAAGGGTGACTGTATCCAAAGGTGTAGCTTTGCTGTATACCTCAGTTGCCCCTTTAATAAACCCCTTCATTTATACCCTAAGGAACCAGCAGGTAAAAGAAATATTCTGGGATATGTTACAAAAGAT AATTTCCATATATAAAGTAggataa